One Ricinus communis isolate WT05 ecotype wild-type chromosome 1, ASM1957865v1, whole genome shotgun sequence DNA window includes the following coding sequences:
- the LOC125369915 gene encoding uncharacterized protein LOC125369915: MPSHDMGYKEVEALLPILQGAEFDIEYITKKVVKDRVVAEFLAQNAIEADDPWDLKFPYKNLGAIEIQELKMYFDRDVNAKGTGLGVVLIMPEGEMLPMAKRLDFKVSNVMAEYEVCLFGLEVAMVAGAKHLMVCGNSMLLIQQALEEWEVKEERLKPYVNCFKTLLSIKPLVIMKLDAPCYQGDRIMQIQIRLEEKPWFYELKKFTKNREYLKEVITKERYAMQIQARNYISHEGVLFRRMVSRVQLRCVTRAEAQTTNRTSTGRMPYSMVYKIEAFLPVELELKSLRVVLEAEIQKYQWVEQRC; this comes from the exons ATGCCTAGCCATGATATGGGCTACAAGGAAGTTGAGGCACTACTTCCAATCTTACAAGGTGCAg AATTTGACATTGAGTACATCACTAAGAAGGTAGTCAAGGATAGGGTCGTGGCTGAGTTTCTAGCCCAAAACGCAATTGAAGCGGACGACCCTTGGGATCTGAAATTTCCTTATAAGAATTTGGGGGCAATCGAGATCCAAGAATTGAAGATGTACTTTGATAGAGACGTGAATGCAAAAGGTACAGGCTTAGGAGTAGTTCTGATCATGCCAGAAGGGGAGATGCTGCCAATGGCCAAGAGATTGGACTTTAAAGTGAGTAATGTAATGGCGGAGTATGAAGTATGTTTATTTGGGTTAGAAGTGGCCATGGTAGCAGGAGCTAAGCATTTGATGGTTTGTGGGAATTCTATGCTGCTAATCCAACAAGCCCTCGAAGAATGGGAAGTAAAGGAAGAAAGGTTGAAGCCATACGTCAACTGTTTCAAGACATTA CTTTCGATAAAGCCTTTGGTGATCATGAAATTAGATGCGCCTTGTTATCAAGGAGATCGAATAATGCAAATTCAGATAAGACTAGAAGAGAAGCCATGGTTCTATGAACTAAAGAAGTTCACAAAAAATAGAGAGTATTTAAAAGAAGTGATAACCAAGGAAAGGTATGCAATGCAAATCCAAGCTAGGAATTACATCAGCCACGAGGGGGTCCTATTTAGAAGAATGGTGTCGAGGGTACAGCTCCGGTGTGTGACTAGAGCAGAAGCTCAG ACAACTAATCGAACGTCAACTGGGCGAATGCCATACTCTATGGTTTACAAAATTGAGGCATTTCTGCCAGTTGAACTAGAGTTGAAATCTTTGAGAGTTGTGTTGGAGGctgaaatacaaaaatatcaaTGGGTTGAGCAAAGGTGCTAG